In Atopobium sp. oral taxon 416, the genomic stretch GGTCGTCACTACGAGAGATCTGTCCCAGGGCGAAGTTGTTCGGGCTTCCGATGTCACGACCAAAGAGTGGATCTCTGATCTGGCACCCTCGGGCGCCCAGACCGAGAAGGACGCGGTCGTGGGCAAGCGGCTGACGAGCACGGTACCCAAAGGTAACCCCGTGTGTGAAGTGCATTTCGATCGGGACAGCGCGGATCTGGATATTCCGGAAGGCTATGTAGCGGTGACATTGCTGCAGACCGACAATCTGGGGATCCCTGCAAACCTGAGCTCCAACACCAGGCTCATCGCCTACTCGGTCGGAAAGGATTCGACCAAAGAGCTGGCGAACGATCTGCAACTGCTTTCACAGAGCGGCAAAGACGATAACCAGCTGGGCTCGCAGAGCGTCACGATCGCAGCCCGGCCGGAACAGGTAGCTGGCGTGCTCTCTGCCAACGCCGCTGGGAATCTTCGACTCGCCGTCCCTTCGGCACAGAATGCTCAAACCCAAGGAGAAGATGCTTCATGAGATGGATCGGAATTGCCGCACAGCCCTATCGCAGACCGCTGGAAGAGTTGCTGAACACCTACACCGTGGCCGAAAGCTTCCTCTGGGTTGAAAGGCCTGAAGAGATACGGCGCATCTTCCTGCAGGCGATGCCGGGAGAGTGCAACGCCCTGGTCGGTCCCGACGCGACGAATGGCGTCCCGATCAATCTTGCGGCGGCGCTTGCCGAGGATGGACATGCCAATGCGGTGGTTGTAGCTCAGCCTGAGCCTTCCGGTTCCTTCCGCTCACGTGCCAAGCAGGCAGGCATCGCCTCGGTGATCGATATCACCTCGATCAAAAACCAACTGGAGGCGGGCGCTGACCGGCAGCCAACCGGAGCCTTTCGGGTGTACGAGCCGCAACCGCCTCAGCGTCCTGTATCGAGCAATACTGGATCGATCAACAATACCACTCAATCAGTCAATAATACCGGTCAGTTCGCGCAGCAACAGGCAATGGCTCCGGTGGGAAACAGGGCTGTCCCCAGTGACAGTGCAGTGCTGAACTGTGATACCGTCTATGCGCGACGACCCAATCCCTGCCCCATTCTGGTCGCAGCCTCAGGCAGGGGAGGCGTAGGAAAAAGTGCGCTTTCCTGTGTGATGGCGTGCGTGGCGGCACGGTGGGGGCTGAAGGTCTCACTGTGTGATTTTGATCTAGCCTGTGGCAATGATTTTGCATACTTAGGACTTTCGGGGCCAGCGGCCCTGGATAGCTTGGGGGATGTGGAAGCCGTTGGGGAGCAGGCAGTCGCGCAGTGCGGCAAGATGGCAACGGAAGGGGTATCGCTCTGGGGTCCGTGTGAGCGGCCCGAGAATGCGGAGCTCGTGGCGCCGTATGCTGGGACACTCCTGTCGCTCGTTGCAGCACGGTCCGATCTTGTAATTGTAGATGTGGGGACTGCCTGGAATGATGCTGCCGCCCAGGCTGCGCAGATGTGCGATCGACTGCTCTTGATCTGTCCTGAATTCAACGGGATGGCAGCCTCGCTTTCACGGGTAGGAGGTCTTGCGGTGCGTCTCGGCGTCGCGCGAACCCGCATCATCCGGGTTATCAATCTCTGCAACCCCAAGAAGGTGCAGGAGACCTTCGTGAACCGAGCCGATCAGGGCCTAGAGGCTGCCCGCACGATCCGGGTGATCGATGGAGGCTTGGAAGCCGATGAGCTGATACAAGCGGGACACGTACCTGAACTGGTCAAACAGAACCCCGAGATGATCAGGAGCGCAGAGCATCTGTTAGCCTCTGTGCTACAGGAGATGGGGCATCTACCCTCAGTACAAGCGGCGCACAAAGCGCTGCAGTACAAGCAGAAGGGGACCAAACATCACTTCTTTGGCCGCAAGAAAGAGGCGGTCTAGATGAGTATTCTTGAGCGCGTGCAGCATCAGTACCATACGGGGGATACCGCGGTTGAACTAGACGGTATCACCGCCGAGATGCGTCAGCACCTAAAGAATGCGCTGGTGCAGGAGTTGGGGCTGACAACGGTGGCGGACCTTGCCAGCGGATCTGATGTGAAACGGGCACGCACAGAGCTGAGAGTAGCCTGCGAGTCGCTGATCAATACCGAAGAGTTTGATCGGCTCAGCTATGAGCAGAAACAGTCCTTAAGTGAACAAGTGGTCGATGAGATCTGTGGGCTCGGCCCACTGCAGCCACTGTTGGACAACGAACAGGTGAGCGAGATTATGGTCAACGGCGCCGGTTCACTCTTCTTTGAGGAGAATGGAAAACTCAAACGGGCCCAACGGGTCTTTGAAAACGATGAGCAGATCCTGACCGTAATCGATAGGATTTTGGCCCCCTTGGGGCGTCGCTTAGATGACAGCAACCCGATCGTGAATGCCCGACTTCCCAATGGCTACCGCGTCAATGCAGTCTCCTCAGCATTAGCGATTGACGGGACCGCCGTGACGATCCGGAAGTTTTCTGACCGTATTGTGGATCTCGCGCAGCTCATTGCTCTGGGATCAATTCCTCCCTGGTTTGCGCGGCTGTTGCGTTGGGCCGTGAAGCTCCGCTGCGACATTGCAGTGGCAGGAGGCACCGGCTCTGGAAAGACCACCTTGCTCAACGCCCTCTCCCGTGAGATTGGGGAAGACGAGCGGATTATCACTATTGAGGACTCTGCGGAACTTCGGTTTGAACGGTCGAGGAATCTGGTGCGGCTGGAAGTCCGTAACGAGTCGCTGGAAGGTTCGGGCGCAGTCTCAATTCGTGAACTTGTGAAGAATGCCCTCCGGATGCGTCCGGATCGCATCATCGTCGGTGAAGTCCGTGGGTCAGAGACGATCGATATGCTTCAGGCGATGAATACCGGCCACGATGGGTCGCTCACGACCCTGCATGCGGGGACCGCGGATGAAGCGATTCTGCGGTTGGTGCTGATGGCACGCTTCGGTATGGATCTGCCGGCAGAGCTCATCGAAGAGCAGATCGCTACGGCGCTCGATCTGATCGTAATGTCGCAACGCATGCCAGATGGATCGAGGTTTATCACATCGCTGCATGAGGTATTGCGCGCGGAGAATGGTGGTGTCTCACTACATGAATGTATCCATTTTGACCGGGCGAAGCGGACGTGGTCGCTGGTCGCAGTTCCACGCTTTTTGGGACAAGCAATTGAGGATGGAGCGTTAAGCAAAGGGGAGGTGAGCGCATGGCAGGCTTCCTGTACTGCGTAAGCATCGCGGCGCTTGCGACCCTTTTTGGGTCTGTAGTCACCAAGAACGAAGCCCCCTATCAACTTCGTACGAAGCGGGAAGGCCTGTTCAAGCTGCTGGCCGGAACGAAGCTTGCGCAGGCACTGTCTCAGTGGTCTGCCTGGCAGACGACGATGCGATGGCTCCAGAAGTATTACGCTGTTGCCTATCCCTCAGGGATGCTGCTGGCAGTTCTGATTCTCATCGGTCTGGTGGGGTTTGTGCTGACGCTCTCACCCTTAGGTGTGTTCATCTTGATTGGACTCTACTTTGGAGGTATCAGCTTGCTTGCCAGTCGCATCAGACATCTTGAGCGTCTGCAATTGGTACGCGATATCCCCGATGCCTTCAGAACGCTGGCGACGGCACTGAGCGCAGGCAAAACTTTACGGCAGGCGGTCGAATACATTGGAACCACGATGCAGGGAACACTGGGGGAAGGCTTCAGCCACGCAGCACTCAGGCTTGAAGCCGGAGCCTCACTGCAGGATGCCCTGGAAGGGATCGAGCAAGAAGTGGATGGTCCGGGGATGAATTTGATGGTCTGCGCTTTGGAGATCGCGCAGCGGACCGGCAGCCCGCTCAAAGATCTATTTTCGGATTCGGCACGCTACGTCGAGAAAGCGAGTGAGCTCAAACGGGAGCTTTCGGTCAAGACCGCACAGGTTAGGCTCTCGGCGCGGGTAGTCTGTACACTCCCGATCCTGATCGTCGCATTGCTTGCACTGATCTCACCGGATTTCAAAGCCGGACTGCTCACTACTCAGGGGCTCACCTGTATTGCTCTAGCAGCACTGATGGACGCGGTCGCGATCCTCATTATCAAGCGGCTCGCGCAGAGCGTGATGTAGATGGAGGCATTGGGGCTCTATTTTACGTCGGGTATGAGCGCACTTGCGTTCGTGGCTGTCTGGGTTCTCTCCGTCGGGCATCGTTCGGTACAGGTACAGAAGACGTCCCGCATTCAGTTTCCTACGAGAAAGGGCAGACGAAATGACGCACAGCTTCAGACAGAGTGCCTGAGGGAAATGCCGACCTTTCTGGATATTCTCTCGCTCGGTCTCTCTGTTGGGCTCTCCTTTGACGCATCGCTTGAACTCTACTGCCAGCGCGGCCACAACGGACTGTCGCGCGAGCTGCAAAGCGCTCTTTTCCAGTGGAGATGCGGATTGAAAAGTCGCGATGAGGCGCTGCATGAACTGGCGGTAAAGCTCAGAAGTCCTACATTCAAGCGGTTTGCCGATGCAGTCAGTGAGGCGCTTATGCTCGGGACGCCCTTGGGGGAGACGCTGCAGTCACAACGTTCTGCCCTTAGGGAAGAGCAGCGTCTGGCTGCGGAGGAGCGTATCGAAAAGGTCCCGATCAAGATGTTGATTCCGCTGGGGACGCTCGTCGTCCCGGCAATGATGCTCGCAATTTTGGGTCCACTCTTGGGATCCTCGTTGAGTCTAGGTTAGGAGTTTGCTATGGAGAAGCTTGCTGCGAAGGTTACCTTAGCCCTGAGACAGGTTGTCCTCGAGAAGAAGGGGCAGGGGACCACTGAGTACGCCATCCTTGTCGGCGTCATCGTCGTAATTGCAATCGTTTCGATCCTTGCATTCAAGGATCGTCTGACCCAGCTCTGGAACGATATCGCTAACGGGATCAACTCACTATGAGCGGACATAAAGAAACTTCCAACAGGAGAAAGCTGTTGTTCATAGGAATCGCCGCGGTGGTGGCGCTCGTCTTCTTCGTACGCGTAAATCATCCGTTGCCTGAAGTGGGTAAGCAGCAGGCTGCAGAACAGGACGCCCAGGAGGAGGCACTCGAAGAGCGTGTCGATGAGGTACTCGACCACCAAACCACTGAGGCCGATAGTGCAGAAGGGCAGGAAGTTGAACGCTACACAGTCAATAAATCCCTGAAGGCCACTGGAACAGAGCTCCTGCGTCACTACCAGAATCAGCGCAACTGCATTCTCCTGCGCGCAGGCTATCTCGATCTGCTGGGACATACCTGGGGCTTTGCGGTCCACGGGGCTGGCTGGGCGGATGTCTGCATCATTGAGACCGCGCCCCATAACGCAACCGACGTGAGGATCGTGCATCTGACCTGAGAGGAGGGCTTCGATGCCAGTGGTACAGGAACAGTCAGGGCAGTCGACCGTTGAGTATGCGGTCCTGCTCAGCGTCGCCCTAGCCGTGATTCTCGCCCTTTCGGCGTTGTGGCACTACGCGGCGAAAGGCTCCCTCATCCAAGACGTGCTCGATGCCTGCTCTCACCTGGTTCAAGGAGGGGATGTCCTTGAACTCCTGCTCTACTGAAGTCGGGCAGGCAAGTGTCGAGGCGGCCTTTCTGATCCCAATCTTCTCTCTGGCGCTGTTGCTGCTTCTGCAGCCGCTGTGCCTTCTATACACGAAAACCGTGATGTGGAATGCCGCCGCCGAGACGGCACGGCTCGCGGAGACCAATGACAGCAGTGAGGACTGCACGGAGTTTGCCAAACGGAGGCTGGCAGCGCTGCCTGAGCTTCCACTCTTTCATGAAGGGGAGTGGGAGATCGAGATCGATGGGGCGCAGGAGCAGCAGGTGACGGTTACGATCACCGGGTATGCTAAACCATTGCCATTCCTGGGACTGGTGGCGGCGATGCAGAACGCAGGTGACACTGATCGCTTTGAGTTGAAGACACAGGTTACGGAGCAATTGAGGCCGGAGTGGCTTGAAGGCGACTATGCGGAATGGATTGAAGCGTGGGACGATGTCTGAACATAAAACACAGAGACAGGACTTTGCTCCCGTGAGCCTTAACTGCTTTATCGACGAGGAAGGGGGTTACACCACAATTGCTGCAGCAGTGGCACTGATCTTGAGCGTCACGCTGATCGCGAGTTTGGCCACTGCGGGATGGGCGTTAGCACGCAGTGCGGATACTCAGGCGGTCGCGGATAGCGCTGCTATCAGCGCGACTCAGGTGGTGGGCTCCTACACGGTGATCGTGCAGGTTTTGAACGCCTGCGTCCAAACCCTCGGTATCGCTGGCATGCTCTTAGTCGGTGTTGGAATGGTCGCTGCAGCGGTGCCGGGATCCGCCGCAGTGGGTACTGCTGCCACGGATGCCGGTATCAAAGTGCTTCAGGCAAGAAGGACATTGGCACAGAGTGCAGCGCAGGGGCTCTCGAAGTTGGAGAAAATACTGCCGCTGTTGTGCATGCACGCCGCTACTCAGACTATCGAGGCGCAGTCGACGGACTCTCTTACCTATCGTGGGAGTGCCTTGCCCTTTCCGATGCAGAGCGAATCTGATTTTTCGAGTGTCAATCAGGAGATCGACGAGGAAGGGCTTGAAGAGACCAATGCGGATCTGGCGGGGGCCTCTGAGAAGAAGGAACAGTACCAGCAACAGGAAGAGAGCTCTAAGGAAGAAGCCTGGAAGGCGGACTGTGTCCCTGACTCCTACTGTATGCGCGAGCGTGCAGGCAAGTTGGGGCATCTCAATTCCGTGCAGAATCCCGAATGTCCCTCAGTTGCAAGCTGGAATTTTGGTATCGCGCTTGACCGAGCCCGCGCGTATTACGCACAGCGCCTGGCCAACGAGAAACAGACCGATCCGGGCATTGAAGGGGAAACGGACTCGGCCGTGCGCAAAACCTTCTACGCCTATGCGGAACAGAAGATGCAGGATGGGTACTACCGGGAGCTTCCCGATGGCACGCTTGAGATGGATCTCCCGGCACTTCCCCGTGATACCGACCAAATGAAAGAGACCACGCTCTATACGCAAAGTGTGTGGCCGACCACCGATGAGGGAGGAACGAGGGTGATCCACAGCGTGAAAGATTGTCCCGGTGCCACCGGAGCGCCTTCAGGAACCGCTTCGCTTTCCCAACTCGATGCCGGTGAAGTGCAGGAATGCGAGGTTTGTCGCCTGACAGCTTCGGCGCAAGGGAATGTTGCGTCAGCAACGACGAATACCCAAAGCGGCTTTGAACACTACTGGCGCATCATTGAGGAGGCTTCCAAGACCTATCAGCAGGCATGTGAAAAGGAAGAGCAGGCCGATTCTGAGGTACGGAATCTGGCAGAAGAAGGCTCCGATCGGTTTGATCAAGCGCTGCAGATACTCAAGACTTCGAAAGCAAGTCTCTGCCCGCCGGGAGCCTGGGGATGTGTGGCGTTTGCGCAGCGACCCCAAGCAACCAAACTCCCATTCACGGTGGGTGAAGTGCACGAATTGCCGCCGGGGATCGCGATATCTGCTGCAGTGCTGGCAGAGGATAACGACGAGGAACATGGGTCAGTGCTGACGCACTTTGCCGATGGGTGGCTGGAGACCTTTGGGGAGACCGGCTCCTTCACCCAGACAACCCTGTCGCTTTGGGACAGCCTGCTTGGTAGCTACCGGAGTGGCTATAACGATCTCACCTCCGTTGCAGATAACCTCTTCGATGGGATTGGCGGTGTTCTGGGGAACGATAGCGCCCAGTGGCTCAAGGATCAGCTAACCTCACTGCTGCGCGACCTGGACCTCCAACCCGCAGATACCAGGATGAGAAAACCGGTGTTGACACAGAGTGGCAACGTGTTGACCCAGGCAGGCATCGAACGCTCAGGGTTCCGGGATCGGCTTATTGAGCTGGCTCAGTCCGGCGTGGAAATGCCGGAAGGTGTTGCAGATGCCTTTGGGATTGTGATTGGCGCCGCAGTTTCAGATGTCCCGTTTGAGCTTGCCCGCTTTACGGTACCCGGCTCCGGTAAGGAGATCCCGCTCACGATCGATCTGGGAGGCCTGTTATGAGGGGAAGTTCAGGGCAGATGAGTGTTGAGTTGGCTGTTGTGTTGCCCGTGGTGATCGTGATGGGGTTTCTGGTGTGGAACCTGGGGCGTTTCATCAGTGCCTGCACACTCTTTGACCGTAGCGCGCGAGATATTGTGCTTGCTCAGGGTGTGGCACCCTCCGGAGATCAGACGCAGCTGCGGCGGGTGGATGAGATTCAAAGTGCCTTGCAGCGTGTCTTTGCCGATTGGAAGAGCTGTGAGATCAGCGTCAGCGCGGACTACGACGAGGGGGATGCGAGTGATGCGGTGCTGAGCCTGAATCCTCACCACATCTACTTTCACTGTACGCTCTCGTATCATCCCTGGCCTTCGGCACTCTCTATCGCCGGTGTATCACTACAGACGCCGGTAGTGTTGGATCACAGTGTGGAGGTTGTGACGGGTTACGTATGACCTGGGGTGGTGAGGTAGCTACGGGAACTTTTCTGTATCTGACCATTGCACCATACGGGACCTTCCATCTGTTGTGGACCTTGTCTCAACGGTTTAAAGGGTTACTTGGCAGTAAGAGCGATGCCCCGTCGGTACTCTTGTGGCCCTGTGCCTCCATCCACACCTTCGGTATGCACTATCCCATCGATATTGCCTTTGCGGATGCTTCGGGGACTGTCCTGCTTTCGAAGAAGTCGATGTTTCCGAATCATCTGGTTTCAAGCAAAGGCTCCCTGTTTGTCCTTGAGAGGCCGGCATCTCCCGATGCATGGCCTCAGGAATTGGAACAGTTGAGTATCACGTTTGGAAAGGATGTATGAACATGTCACATACACAGGAAGCGTTTAGCGCAACCTTTGCGAAAGTCTGTCCGCGTTGTGGGGCGACCCTCTTTACCGATATGAACGTCTGCTACGGGTGCCTGTATGACTTTAGTCATACGCAGCCATCCGACAGCGGAAACTTACCGCCGCTGCAAGAAGAGGAGGAAAAGAGGCTGGAGGAAACACACCCCACCGCACCCTTGCCGCAAGCTATGGTTAACACGGTTCATGAACAGACTGCTCCTACTCCTGAACCGGAAGAAGACGATGAGACGGATACGACCCTCGATCTTTCAGCTGCACAGAAGGCGCTGCGGGAGGAAGAAGAGCAAAAAAAGTATTACCTGAAGATTCACGGAGATGCCTTCGATACCCATGTGCCGATTCCGGAGGACGGGTTGGATATTGGCCGTGCCCCAGACAACGATGTGGTGATCCATCAACGTTCCGTCTCACGGCACCATCTACACATCGTGCCAGCAGGCGAGATGTTGGAGGTCGAGGATCGCCATTCTACCAATCCGGCGACCCTGGAAGGACGACCGATCAAAGACAGTGTTCAGATCAGCGTGGGGGACATTGTAGAACTTGGCAGTATTCAATTGCAACCGGAGGAAGCTGTCCAATAGAGAAGAGTGCATCTTCTGAAGTATTGACAGACAATTAGCTAACTTTCATATTGCTACGGATATATTGTCACAACGCGCAGTGTGCATCAGGTCTGATGTGTACCGCGCGCACTTGTTTCTGAAGGGGCGCTGCTGACAAATATCCGTACATCAGACGTAAAGATTGGAGTACCTGATGGGGGTGCACCCATACTCCTAGAGAGTTATCACTCGAGGAGGTTGGAATGGCGACCCTATTCCGGACTCCGAGTTAAGTACTCTTGAGCGTTATTACGCTCGTAATCATGAGGTGACATATATCCCAATGTTGAGTGCATTCCTTCTGTATATAGTAACAAGCCCAATCTGCATAGCTGTGCTCGACAGGCCCACTGTAGGGTATCCCATTGAGGTATAGCTGACAGCTAAACACATCTGAAAGATCTTCTCCCGGCGAGGCGTTGCATTCCTTACGTTGTGGTAGTTTCCCGCCGACACGACCTACCGAGGTGATAGTGAACTACCACATGACATACGCCGACAGCTTTATGGCTGCCACCTTGAGGCTAGCAGGGGATACGTGCAGT encodes the following:
- a CDS encoding FHA domain-containing protein; translated protein: MSHTQEAFSATFAKVCPRCGATLFTDMNVCYGCLYDFSHTQPSDSGNLPPLQEEEEKRLEETHPTAPLPQAMVNTVHEQTAPTPEPEEDDETDTTLDLSAAQKALREEEEQKKYYLKIHGDAFDTHVPIPEDGLDIGRAPDNDVVIHQRSVSRHHLHIVPAGEMLEVEDRHSTNPATLEGRPIKDSVQISVGDIVELGSIQLQPEEAVQ
- a CDS encoding CpaF family protein, translating into MSILERVQHQYHTGDTAVELDGITAEMRQHLKNALVQELGLTTVADLASGSDVKRARTELRVACESLINTEEFDRLSYEQKQSLSEQVVDEICGLGPLQPLLDNEQVSEIMVNGAGSLFFEENGKLKRAQRVFENDEQILTVIDRILAPLGRRLDDSNPIVNARLPNGYRVNAVSSALAIDGTAVTIRKFSDRIVDLAQLIALGSIPPWFARLLRWAVKLRCDIAVAGGTGSGKTTLLNALSREIGEDERIITIEDSAELRFERSRNLVRLEVRNESLEGSGAVSIRELVKNALRMRPDRIIVGEVRGSETIDMLQAMNTGHDGSLTTLHAGTADEAILRLVLMARFGMDLPAELIEEQIATALDLIVMSQRMPDGSRFITSLHEVLRAENGGVSLHECIHFDRAKRTWSLVAVPRFLGQAIEDGALSKGEVSAWQASCTA
- a CDS encoding class III signal peptide-containing protein — translated: MEKLAAKVTLALRQVVLEKKGQGTTEYAILVGVIVVIAIVSILAFKDRLTQLWNDIANGINSL
- a CDS encoding SAF domain-containing protein, producing the protein MSKRFRVIFSVACAVLAFLLSYLYVQQVQAQASAQRSEALERYGGEVVDLVVTTRDLSQGEVVRASDVTTKEWISDLAPSGAQTEKDAVVGKRLTSTVPKGNPVCEVHFDRDSADLDIPEGYVAVTLLQTDNLGIPANLSSNTRLIAYSVGKDSTKELANDLQLLSQSGKDDNQLGSQSVTIAARPEQVAGVLSANAAGNLRLAVPSAQNAQTQGEDAS
- a CDS encoding TadE/TadG family type IV pilus assembly protein; its protein translation is MNSCSTEVGQASVEAAFLIPIFSLALLLLLQPLCLLYTKTVMWNAAAETARLAETNDSSEDCTEFAKRRLAALPELPLFHEGEWEIEIDGAQEQQVTVTITGYAKPLPFLGLVAAMQNAGDTDRFELKTQVTEQLRPEWLEGDYAEWIEAWDDV
- a CDS encoding TadE/TadG family type IV pilus assembly protein, with the protein product MRGSSGQMSVELAVVLPVVIVMGFLVWNLGRFISACTLFDRSARDIVLAQGVAPSGDQTQLRRVDEIQSALQRVFADWKSCEISVSADYDEGDASDAVLSLNPHHIYFHCTLSYHPWPSALSIAGVSLQTPVVLDHSVEVVTGYV
- a CDS encoding DUF192 domain-containing protein: MTWGGEVATGTFLYLTIAPYGTFHLLWTLSQRFKGLLGSKSDAPSVLLWPCASIHTFGMHYPIDIAFADASGTVLLSKKSMFPNHLVSSKGSLFVLERPASPDAWPQELEQLSITFGKDV
- a CDS encoding type II secretion system F family protein gives rise to the protein MAGFLYCVSIAALATLFGSVVTKNEAPYQLRTKREGLFKLLAGTKLAQALSQWSAWQTTMRWLQKYYAVAYPSGMLLAVLILIGLVGFVLTLSPLGVFILIGLYFGGISLLASRIRHLERLQLVRDIPDAFRTLATALSAGKTLRQAVEYIGTTMQGTLGEGFSHAALRLEAGASLQDALEGIEQEVDGPGMNLMVCALEIAQRTGSPLKDLFSDSARYVEKASELKRELSVKTAQVRLSARVVCTLPILIVALLALISPDFKAGLLTTQGLTCIALAALMDAVAILIIKRLAQSVM
- a CDS encoding type II secretion system F family protein codes for the protein MEALGLYFTSGMSALAFVAVWVLSVGHRSVQVQKTSRIQFPTRKGRRNDAQLQTECLREMPTFLDILSLGLSVGLSFDASLELYCQRGHNGLSRELQSALFQWRCGLKSRDEALHELAVKLRSPTFKRFADAVSEALMLGTPLGETLQSQRSALREEQRLAAEERIEKVPIKMLIPLGTLVVPAMMLAILGPLLGSSLSLG